Proteins encoded within one genomic window of Streptomyces kaniharaensis:
- a CDS encoding type 1 glutamine amidotransferase domain-containing protein — translation MSKILFVVTGTDHWTLADGTKHPTGFWAEEAVAPYQAFKAAGHEIVVATPGGVVPAVDKGSLAPEVNGGQDNADRIADALAGFSELQSPIKVEDVNLDDYAAVFYPGGHGPMEDLAVDADSGRLLTLALESGKPLGVVCHAPAALLAAARADGTNAFAGYDVAAFTNAEETQAGFADKAKWLLQDRLTEAGVNVRVGEPWVPNVVVDRNLVTGQNPASSAPLAVELLKRLA, via the coding sequence ATGTCGAAGATCCTCTTCGTCGTCACCGGCACAGACCACTGGACGCTGGCCGACGGCACGAAGCACCCCACCGGCTTCTGGGCCGAGGAGGCCGTCGCTCCCTACCAGGCCTTCAAGGCGGCCGGTCACGAGATCGTGGTCGCCACGCCCGGCGGTGTCGTTCCCGCCGTCGACAAGGGCAGCCTCGCCCCCGAGGTCAACGGCGGGCAGGACAACGCCGACCGCATCGCCGACGCCCTGGCCGGCTTCAGCGAGCTGCAGTCGCCGATCAAGGTCGAAGACGTCAACCTCGACGACTACGCGGCCGTCTTCTACCCCGGCGGCCACGGCCCCATGGAGGACCTCGCGGTCGACGCCGACTCCGGCCGCCTCCTCACCCTCGCCCTGGAGTCCGGCAAGCCGCTCGGCGTGGTCTGCCACGCCCCGGCCGCGCTGCTGGCGGCCGCCAGGGCCGACGGCACCAACGCCTTCGCCGGCTACGACGTCGCCGCCTTCACCAACGCCGAGGAGACCCAGGCCGGCTTTGCCGACAAGGCGAAGTGGCTGCTCCAGGACCGCCTCACCGAGGCCGGAGTGAACGTCCGGGTCGGCGAACCGTGGGTGCCGAACGTGGTCGTCGACCGCAACCTGGTCACCGGCCAGAACCCCGCCTCCTCCGCCCCGCTGGCCGTCGAACTGCTCAAGAGGCTGGCCTGA
- a CDS encoding TetR/AcrR family transcriptional regulator: MGTDRLDEVLDATYDCLTRYGVRRTTMDDIATTMGVSRSAVYQYVRSKDDAFRRLAGRLHEQALVRARRAAADTTLPYAARVRGVLAAKLELVLALSGDSPHTAELLDDKARLFGGICSDFTAELRHLLTGLFTEAGTVEGAGPARAADICIALVVGLENTTDAHCLLPLGSDALVAGLLGVPVSTVAAGS, encoded by the coding sequence ATGGGCACCGACCGGCTCGACGAGGTCCTCGACGCCACGTACGACTGCCTGACCAGGTACGGCGTGCGGCGCACCACGATGGACGACATCGCCACCACCATGGGCGTGTCCCGGTCCGCGGTCTACCAGTACGTGCGCAGCAAGGACGACGCCTTCCGGCGGCTCGCCGGGCGCCTGCACGAGCAGGCGCTCGTGCGGGCCCGCCGGGCGGCGGCCGACACCACCCTTCCGTACGCCGCCCGCGTCCGGGGCGTCCTCGCCGCCAAGCTCGAACTCGTCCTCGCCCTGTCCGGTGACTCCCCGCACACGGCCGAACTCCTCGACGACAAGGCCCGCCTCTTCGGCGGGATATGTTCCGACTTCACCGCCGAGCTGCGCCACCTGCTCACCGGACTCTTCACCGAGGCGGGCACCGTCGAAGGGGCCGGGCCCGCCAGGGCCGCGGACATCTGCATCGCGCTCGTGGTCGGCCTGGAGAACACGACGGACGCGCACTGCCTGCTGCCCCTGGGATCCGATGCCCTCGTGGCCGGTCTGCTGGGCGTACCCGTCTCCACCGTTGCCGCGGGCAGCTGA
- a CDS encoding anti-sigma factor antagonist (This anti-anti-sigma factor, or anti-sigma factor antagonist, belongs to a family that includes characterized members SpoIIAA, RsbV, RsfA, and RsfB.) yields the protein MVRAGGEIDIATEPRLRHRLGAAFEAHREVVLELPEVTFMGCSGLGVLVQARNQADRCGGRLVLRGVDRPVARLLKITGLSRRFAAGP from the coding sequence GTGGTGAGGGCCGGTGGTGAGATCGACATCGCCACCGAGCCGCGGCTTCGCCATCGGCTGGGCGCCGCGTTCGAGGCGCACCGGGAGGTGGTGCTCGAGCTGCCGGAGGTGACGTTCATGGGCTGCTCGGGCCTGGGCGTCCTCGTCCAGGCCCGCAACCAGGCCGACCGGTGCGGCGGGCGGCTCGTCCTGCGCGGCGTAGACAGGCCCGTGGCCAGGTTGCTCAAGATCACTGGCCTCAGTCGCCGCTTTGCCGCCGGCCCCTGA
- a CDS encoding type III effector protein — protein sequence MRKRPEAPATGGGPPRGPASFLAAAAALAAIDDAVRTAQDTEGMSPPTTQTGPEQALAALLLLRELRTELADWEAPLVETARAAGATWADLARPMGVASRQAAENRYLRLAPPAIDTAGTTRAKRVKAVRDRRAAERSVTDWARANAADLRRLAAQVTALTDLAPAARPALDRLHTALGAPDATELLTPLAAVRPHLGTRHRQIAHRLDDLAQHTDQLRHDSDHRRA from the coding sequence ATGAGAAAGCGGCCCGAAGCGCCAGCCACCGGCGGCGGACCGCCGAGGGGCCCGGCGTCCTTCCTCGCCGCCGCCGCGGCGCTCGCCGCCATAGACGACGCCGTCCGCACCGCGCAGGACACCGAAGGTATGAGCCCGCCCACCACCCAAACCGGCCCCGAGCAGGCCTTGGCCGCCCTGCTGCTGCTGCGCGAGCTGCGTACCGAGCTCGCCGACTGGGAGGCCCCGCTGGTGGAGACCGCCCGCGCCGCCGGCGCCACCTGGGCCGACCTCGCCCGCCCCATGGGCGTCGCCAGCCGCCAGGCCGCCGAGAACCGCTACCTGCGCCTTGCGCCACCCGCCATCGACACCGCGGGCACCACCAGGGCCAAACGTGTCAAGGCCGTACGCGACCGCCGCGCCGCAGAGCGCTCCGTCACCGACTGGGCCCGCGCCAACGCCGCCGACCTGCGCCGGCTCGCCGCCCAGGTCACCGCGCTGACCGACCTCGCCCCGGCGGCCCGCCCCGCCCTCGACCGCCTCCACACCGCGCTCGGCGCCCCGGACGCCACCGAACTCCTCACACCCCTGGCCGCCGTCCGCCCTCACCTCGGCACCCGCCATCGCCAAATCGCCCACCGCCTCGACGACCTCGCCCAGCACACCGACCAGCTGCGCCATGACAGCGACCACCGGCGCGCCTGA
- a CDS encoding TIGR03943 family putative permease subunit codes for MTATVRGLAPSLLVALVGAALLRITVGSDVFLQYVKEGLRIPLIASGIVLLGLGIAGVVRRVTAHRQEPVMQFGRDAEGNAVWLRPAKDDGHGHDHDHGPRVAWLLTIPAVLLLCLTPPPLGSFSASREGTDAVVEPAKYADLSQQPAAPGSAAGASVTVPTPMSLTEFIGRSHDPNKSLADRKVRLTGFVSPGAQPGEWYLNRLVVSCCAADARRLRVLVHATGPAPATDSWVDLTGVWNPTPEAPATTAPRIDVSEQHAVPQPRAPYRDLPPSDQ; via the coding sequence GTGACAGCCACCGTCCGGGGGCTCGCCCCGTCCCTGCTCGTCGCACTGGTCGGGGCGGCCCTGCTGCGGATCACCGTCGGCAGCGACGTGTTCCTGCAGTACGTCAAGGAGGGCCTGCGGATTCCGCTGATCGCCTCGGGGATCGTGCTGCTCGGGCTGGGTATCGCGGGCGTGGTGCGCCGCGTGACCGCCCACCGGCAGGAGCCGGTGATGCAGTTCGGCCGGGACGCCGAGGGCAACGCGGTCTGGCTCCGGCCCGCCAAGGACGACGGACACGGACACGATCACGACCACGGCCCGCGCGTGGCCTGGCTGCTGACCATCCCCGCCGTGCTGCTGCTCTGCCTCACCCCGCCCCCGCTCGGCTCGTTCAGCGCCTCCCGGGAGGGCACGGACGCCGTCGTCGAACCGGCGAAGTACGCCGACCTGTCCCAGCAGCCGGCTGCCCCGGGCAGCGCCGCCGGTGCCTCCGTCACGGTGCCGACTCCGATGTCGCTGACCGAGTTCATCGGCCGCAGCCACGACCCGAACAAGAGCCTGGCGGACCGCAAGGTGCGGCTCACCGGCTTCGTCTCCCCCGGAGCGCAGCCCGGCGAGTGGTACCTCAACCGGCTGGTCGTCAGCTGCTGCGCGGCCGACGCCCGGCGGCTGCGCGTCCTGGTGCACGCCACCGGGCCGGCCCCTGCCACCGACAGCTGGGTGGACCTCACCGGCGTCTGGAATCCGACCCCGGAGGCACCGGCCACCACGGCGCCGCGGATCGACGTCTCCGAGCAGCACGCCGTCCCCCAGCCGCGTGCCCCGTACCGGGACCTCCCGCCCTCGGACCAGTAG
- a CDS encoding NADP-dependent oxidoreductase produces the protein MSSSSREWHLVARPVGEPKDSDVAFETATVPDPGPGQVVVRNDYLSVDPYMRGRMNEGESYIPQFELGEAMTGSAVGTVVASQAPEVPVGATVTHFLGWREYALLGAADVQLVDPDLAPAQAYLGVLGTTGLTAWASLKEVAPVKEGDVVFISGAAGAVGSVAGQFARKLGASRVIGSAGGPAKAERLTEDFGYDVGLDYRAGDIAGQLAAAAPGGIDVYLDNVGGDHLDAALRTMNLRGRVALVGAISMYNATELPAGPPHLPLAIGKRINLRGMNVSDHLHLVPDFARQVGGWLKDGSLITDETVVDGIENAFEAFQAMMRGANTGKMLVRLPQA, from the coding sequence ATGTCTTCTTCCAGCCGTGAATGGCACCTCGTCGCCCGCCCCGTCGGCGAGCCCAAGGACTCGGACGTCGCGTTCGAGACGGCCACCGTGCCCGACCCGGGCCCCGGCCAGGTCGTCGTCCGCAACGACTACCTCTCCGTCGACCCCTACATGCGCGGGCGGATGAACGAAGGCGAGTCCTACATCCCGCAGTTCGAGCTGGGCGAGGCCATGACCGGCTCGGCCGTCGGCACCGTCGTCGCCTCACAGGCCCCCGAGGTCCCGGTCGGCGCGACCGTCACCCATTTCCTCGGCTGGCGCGAGTACGCCCTGCTGGGTGCCGCCGACGTTCAGCTCGTCGACCCCGACCTCGCCCCTGCCCAGGCCTACTTGGGCGTCCTCGGCACCACCGGCCTGACCGCCTGGGCCAGCCTCAAGGAGGTCGCCCCGGTCAAGGAGGGCGATGTCGTCTTCATCTCCGGTGCCGCGGGCGCCGTCGGTTCCGTCGCCGGGCAGTTCGCCCGCAAGCTCGGCGCCTCGCGCGTCATCGGCTCGGCCGGCGGCCCGGCCAAGGCCGAGCGGCTGACCGAGGACTTCGGCTACGACGTCGGTCTGGACTACCGCGCGGGCGACATCGCCGGACAACTCGCCGCCGCCGCTCCGGGCGGCATCGACGTCTACCTCGACAACGTCGGAGGCGACCACCTCGACGCCGCACTCCGGACCATGAACCTGCGCGGCCGCGTCGCCCTGGTCGGCGCCATCTCGATGTACAACGCCACCGAACTGCCCGCGGGCCCGCCGCACCTGCCGCTCGCCATCGGCAAGCGCATCAACCTGCGCGGCATGAACGTCAGCGACCACCTCCACCTCGTTCCGGACTTCGCCCGGCAGGTCGGCGGCTGGCTCAAGGACGGCTCGCTCATCACCGACGAGACTGTCGTCGACGGCATCGAGAACGCCTTCGAGGCCTTCCAGGCCATGATGCGCGGCGCCAACACCGGCAAGATGCTCGTCCGCCTCCCGCAGGCCTGA
- a CDS encoding LysR family transcriptional regulator: protein MPSPQGSGLLDLNLLRTFLAVYRAGAFTAGARVLGLSQPTVTTQIRSLEKQLGRELFERLSRGVAPTPFADELAARVMEPLDALGPVSGGALFGESDAEPVHLAGPAEYLTHCVMPTLAPLVDKGVRLRVAFGLTDDLLDGLRAGRHDLVVATLRPRGRALASVPLADEEFVLVAAPSWAERIGSRLATEGPAALHGVPLVSYAEDLPIVRRYWRHVFGRRLTCSPTVTVPDLRAVKEAVVGGAGFSVLPRYLCADDLASGALALLNDPDDPPINTGFLVQRPGSSTNPHVALVRDHLMRSAHEAWGPPQPITIPSHLR, encoded by the coding sequence ATGCCGTCGCCGCAGGGCAGCGGCCTTCTCGATCTGAATCTGCTGCGCACGTTCCTCGCGGTGTACCGCGCCGGCGCGTTCACCGCGGGCGCCCGCGTGCTGGGCCTGTCACAACCGACAGTGACGACGCAGATCCGCTCGCTGGAGAAGCAGCTGGGCCGGGAGCTGTTCGAGCGGCTGTCCCGCGGCGTCGCCCCGACCCCGTTCGCCGACGAGCTGGCCGCTCGGGTCATGGAGCCGTTGGACGCCCTCGGCCCGGTCAGCGGCGGCGCCCTCTTCGGCGAGAGCGACGCGGAGCCCGTGCACCTGGCGGGGCCTGCCGAGTACCTCACGCACTGCGTCATGCCAACGCTCGCCCCGCTCGTTGACAAGGGGGTGCGCCTACGCGTCGCATTCGGCCTCACCGACGATCTGCTCGACGGACTGCGCGCGGGCCGGCACGACCTGGTGGTGGCCACCCTGCGCCCACGCGGCCGTGCGCTCGCCTCCGTACCGCTGGCCGACGAGGAATTCGTCCTGGTCGCCGCACCTTCATGGGCCGAACGGATCGGATCACGCCTTGCCACCGAGGGGCCCGCAGCGCTGCACGGAGTGCCGCTCGTCTCGTACGCCGAGGACCTGCCGATCGTCCGCCGCTACTGGCGCCATGTCTTCGGCAGGCGGTTGACCTGCAGTCCGACCGTCACCGTGCCCGACCTGAGGGCGGTCAAAGAGGCTGTCGTCGGCGGCGCCGGGTTCAGCGTGCTGCCGCGCTACCTGTGCGCCGACGACCTGGCCTCAGGCGCCCTGGCCCTCCTCAACGATCCGGACGACCCACCGATCAACACCGGCTTCCTGGTCCAGCGCCCGGGATCGTCCACGAATCCCCACGTCGCACTGGTCCGCGACCACCTGATGCGCTCCGCCCACGAGGCCTGGGGGCCGCCGCAGCCGATCACGATCCCCTCTCACCTGCGGTGA
- a CDS encoding STAS domain-containing protein has product MAVNGNDFRTAVSRWDGQVTVAITGEIDLATAAELESRVKECLAHRPRRIDLDFAQVRFCDCSGAHTLERLHHQAQEEGVVLKVTDVRAPIVARLFDLSGLADLVDG; this is encoded by the coding sequence ATGGCTGTGAACGGCAACGACTTCCGCACCGCCGTCTCCCGGTGGGACGGCCAGGTCACCGTCGCGATCACGGGCGAGATCGACCTCGCCACCGCCGCCGAGCTGGAGAGCCGTGTCAAGGAGTGCCTGGCGCACCGGCCCAGGCGCATCGACCTCGACTTCGCGCAGGTGAGATTCTGCGACTGCTCGGGCGCGCACACCCTGGAACGGCTCCATCACCAGGCGCAGGAGGAAGGCGTCGTCCTGAAGGTCACGGATGTGCGGGCCCCGATCGTCGCCCGGCTGTTCGACCTTTCTGGCCTCGCCGACCTGGTTGACGGCTGA
- a CDS encoding permease: MGVPAVVAVAALVTVWDAGSVQTWRTVMVAIVVQGVPFLVLGTVVSAAIGAFVPERVFTRVLPKNSALAVPVAGVAGAVLPGCECASVPVAGSLMKRGVAPAAALAFLLSAPAINPVVLVATAIAFPGKPEMVLARLLASLATAVVMGWLWVAFGRPEWLRLPKSAGGHGEGGARNPLEEFRRGLQHDFLHAGGFLVVGAAAAATFNVLVPPSVLRIFSDSPWLGVPVLAFLAVILAVCSEADAFVAASLTGFSPTARLAFMVVGPMVDLKLIALQSGAFGRAFALRFSSATFLVAVLASIVIGGTL; the protein is encoded by the coding sequence ATCGGAGTACCGGCGGTCGTGGCGGTGGCCGCGCTGGTAACAGTGTGGGACGCCGGCAGTGTGCAGACCTGGCGGACGGTCATGGTTGCCATCGTGGTTCAGGGCGTGCCGTTCCTGGTTCTGGGCACCGTGGTGTCGGCCGCGATCGGTGCGTTCGTCCCGGAGCGGGTGTTCACCCGGGTGCTGCCGAAGAACTCGGCGCTCGCCGTACCGGTAGCCGGGGTGGCCGGCGCCGTCCTGCCGGGCTGCGAGTGCGCGTCCGTCCCGGTGGCCGGCAGCCTGATGAAGCGTGGGGTCGCGCCGGCTGCCGCCCTGGCGTTCCTGCTCTCCGCGCCCGCGATCAACCCGGTCGTCCTGGTCGCCACCGCGATCGCCTTCCCCGGCAAGCCGGAGATGGTGCTGGCCCGGCTGCTGGCCTCGCTCGCCACCGCGGTCGTGATGGGCTGGCTCTGGGTGGCCTTCGGCCGGCCGGAGTGGCTGCGGCTGCCGAAGAGTGCGGGTGGTCACGGTGAGGGCGGCGCACGCAACCCGTTGGAGGAGTTCCGGCGCGGCCTGCAGCACGACTTCCTGCACGCCGGCGGCTTCCTGGTGGTCGGCGCGGCAGCCGCGGCGACGTTCAACGTGCTCGTCCCCCCGTCGGTTCTGCGGATCTTCTCCGACTCGCCGTGGCTGGGCGTGCCCGTGCTGGCCTTCCTCGCCGTGATCCTCGCGGTCTGCTCGGAGGCGGACGCCTTCGTGGCCGCCTCCCTCACCGGCTTCTCCCCCACCGCCCGGCTCGCCTTCATGGTCGTCGGCCCGATGGTCGACCTCAAGCTGATCGCCCTCCAGTCGGGCGCCTTCGGACGCGCCTTCGCGCTCCGGTTCTCCAGCGCGACCTTCCTGGTCGCCGTCCTCGCCAGCATCGTGATCGGAGGGACGCTGTGA
- a CDS encoding Hsp20/alpha crystallin family protein, translated as MLMRTDPFRELDRLTQQFFGTAGTWSRPTPMPLDAYRAGGEYVICFDLPGVDPDAIDIDVERNMLTVKAERRPRHEGEDVKWELSERPLGVFSRQVMLSDRLDPEGVTADYDSGVLTLKIPVAEKAKPRKIAIGHSGNRKEIKA; from the coding sequence ATGCTGATGCGCACCGATCCGTTCCGCGAGCTGGACCGGCTGACCCAGCAGTTCTTCGGCACGGCCGGTACCTGGTCGAGGCCGACCCCGATGCCGCTGGACGCCTACCGCGCCGGCGGCGAGTACGTGATCTGCTTCGACCTGCCGGGGGTGGACCCCGACGCGATCGACATCGATGTCGAGCGGAACATGCTGACCGTCAAGGCCGAACGGCGTCCCCGCCACGAGGGCGAGGACGTGAAGTGGGAGCTGTCCGAGCGTCCGCTCGGCGTCTTCTCCCGGCAGGTCATGCTCTCCGACAGGCTCGACCCCGAGGGGGTCACCGCCGACTACGACTCCGGCGTGCTGACCCTGAAGATCCCGGTCGCCGAGAAGGCCAAGCCCCGCAAGATCGCCATCGGCCACAGCGGAAACCGCAAGGAGATCAAGGCCTGA
- a CDS encoding J domain-containing protein — translation MTRSRDRRDHYAVLGVEPTASARQVTSAYRTLVRLLHPDTSPVEPGSAERLGAVVAAYEVLHDPELRAAYDAERETARPHPGTARASAPPPTAGRRVPIRVVRKTGGAGPARAAPTPLVGAMTRGTGPLVRVGPVRTAPPGASTWARDESGDLWEWIVHRPWEVEPWL, via the coding sequence ATGACGAGATCGCGAGATCGACGCGATCACTATGCGGTGCTGGGAGTGGAACCCACGGCGTCCGCGCGGCAGGTCACCTCGGCCTATCGCACCCTGGTCCGGCTGCTGCACCCGGACACCAGCCCCGTCGAACCGGGATCGGCGGAGCGGCTCGGCGCGGTGGTCGCCGCCTACGAGGTCCTGCACGATCCCGAGCTGCGAGCCGCCTACGACGCCGAACGCGAGACCGCCCGGCCCCACCCGGGGACCGCCCGCGCCTCGGCCCCTCCCCCGACCGCGGGCCGACGGGTGCCCATACGAGTCGTCCGGAAAACCGGTGGGGCGGGGCCTGCGCGCGCCGCGCCTACTCCCCTCGTCGGAGCGATGACACGAGGAACCGGACCGCTCGTTCGAGTGGGCCCGGTGCGGACCGCACCGCCAGGTGCGTCGACGTGGGCGCGGGATGAATCCGGCGACCTCTGGGAGTGGATAGTGCACCGGCCGTGGGAGGTGGAGCCATGGCTGTGA